The Mesorhizobium sp. INR15 region GCACCTCGTGACCGGCATCGATCAACGGGCCGCCCAATGCCAAAAGGCCGAGCGGCGGCAGGTGATCATCGGGCACGCGGCTGCCGATGGCGGTATGCGGCGGATTGATCAGGACGATTTTCATGGCGAACCTCCAATGGGTCCGTGCATGCTGGGTGGCGATATGGACGCCCGATTGGCCCGTTTCAGCAGTTAGCGTGCAGGTTTTCCGCAGGAATGCGGAAAGCAGGCGCCATCATCGCCTGAGATGGCCGAGCGGTACGTGGCCAGGCCCCTTGATGTTTTGCAGCACGAGCTGGGTGTGAACGTCGCGCACGCCGTCGAGCCGCATCAGCCGGTGCATCACAAAGGCATTGAGCTCGTCGACTGATGGCACCAGCACATGCAGCAGGAAGTCGTGATCGCCGGTCATGGTCCAGCACGACGATACTTCATCCATGCGCTGCACGGCGGCGATGAAGCTTTCCGGCGAGC contains the following coding sequences:
- a CDS encoding Lrp/AsnC family transcriptional regulator translates to MPQFDDFEIKMLDILQRDGRKPVSELAEEIGLSTTPCARRFEALQEAGVIKGFAAVLSRRAVGLMVEVFIQVRLVSHSDGSPESFIAAVQRMDEVSSCWTMTGDHDFLLHVLVPSVDELNAFVMHRLMRLDGVRDVHTQLVLQNIKGPGHVPLGHLRR